The DNA region CTGCCCTGAAGGCGCTCAATCCATCTCTCACGGCAGCCGTTCCTGCCGCGCCGGACGAACTCTCGGTCTGAGAGCCGTTTTTCACTGCTGAAAAACATGTTGCGGAATTGGCGGTTTATCCGGTCCGGCGCTCTCCCTATGTCTGCCCGTATTGTTCAAGGAGGATTTTCATGCTCACGAAAACAGATAATGCGACAACGATCATGCTCTGGAATGGCCGCGAGATTCCGCGGCTCGGCATGGGTTGCTGGGCGATCGGCGGGCCCTTTTTCGCAGGCGACGTGCCGCTCGGCTGGGGGGAGGTCGATGACGAAGAGTCGATCGAGGCCATTCACCGCGCCCTCGATCTCGGGATCTGCTTTTTCGACACGGCTTCGAATTATGGCGCCGGGCATTCGGAAGAGGTCGTCGGCCGTGCGATCGGCAACCGCCACGATATCGTCATCGCCACGAAATTCGGCTTTGCCACCGACGAGAAAACGAAGCAGGCAACGGGCGCCTTTGCCGATCCGGCTTTCATCCGCAAATCGGCGGAAACCTCGCTGCGCCGGCTGAAGCGCGAGCGGCTCGATCTCCTGCAATTCCACCTGAACGACTTTCCGCTGGAAGCTTCAGACGAAGTTTTCGGCGTGCTTGAGGCCTTGAGGGCCGAAGGCAAGATCGACGCCTTCGGCTGGAGCACGGATTTCGCGGATCGCGCCGCCCGCCACGCAGGCCACAATGGTTTTGTTTCCGTCCAGCATACGATGAATGTCTTCGAGCCAGTCCCGGCCATGATCGATGTGATCGAGAAGAACGGCCTGCTGTCGATCAACCGCGGCCCCTTGGCCATGGGGCTTCTCACCGGCAAGTTCACCGCAGACAAGGCAGTCGGCGCCAAGGATGTCCGCGGCGCAAGCCTCGACTGGATGGTCTATTTCAAGGATGGGCGCATCGCGCCGGAATTCGCCGCAAGCCTGGAGGCCGTTCGCGATCTGCTGACCACCGGCGGCCGCACGCTGACACAAGGGGCTCTTGCCTGGCTATGGGCACGCTCGCCGCGCACGCTGCCCATTCCTGGCTTCCGCACCGTCGCCCAGGTTGAGGAAAACGCCGGCGCCTTGGAAAAGGGACCGCTGCCTGACGAGGTGATGACGAAGATCGATGCCGCGCTGGCGGGCCGTTAATCCGCCGCGCGCACCTTGAACGCCCAGCCTTCCGGCCGTTCCTCGACGACGGTCACAGCGTCGCCGATCGCGATGCTGCCGGTGCCGCGCGGCGTAACGTTCCAGCCGAAAATCGGGCCCGGCACGCGGCGGTCTGCCGACATGCGGATGCGGCCCATCGCGGGCATCGGGCTTGGAACCTCGCGCGAGCCGGTCATCTGGTCCTGCGTCGTCATGATGCAGCGCGCGCAGGGCTTCACGAGATCGAAGCGGATGCCGCCGATCTCGATTGCCGCCCAGCGGTCTTCCGGCCAGGCTTCGTCGGTGTCGATGACGATGTTCGGCCGGAAGCGCTCCATGCCGACGCTGCCTTCCGCATGCTTGGCGAGATTGGCGTTGAGCGCTTTCAGCGAACCGGTCGTTGTCACCAGGATCTGATAGCCGTCGGCGAACGTCACGGGCGTCCCATCACCCGCCCATTCGGCACTTGCGATGCGTCGCGCCTGGCCATCGAAGAAAATCAGCTTCACGTCACGTCCGAGCCATTCGGAAAGCCGCGCATTGCTTTCGTCGTCGGCAACTGCGGCATTTACCAAGGATTTCCAGACGACGACATCCATCCGGCGGTCGGGCTGCGGCACTGGCACGGCAATATCCGGCTTTCCGGCCATCAGCAGCCGGAAAGCGTTCGGCTCGGGTCGCACTTCGATCCGGGCAAGTGCGGGCAATTCGCGCTGCGTGATGAAATGACCGGCCGGATCCGTCACCATGGCGCGGCGGTCGCCGGGAAGGCCGAATGCGTCGACCGCCGAGAAAGGAATGGCGATGCCGCGGGCGCTCTTGAGCGGATAGATAAAAAGATCGCTGACGCGCATTCTGTTCCCCTAAATCTCGTCCATGAACGCCGCGAGGAAATCCCGAAGACGTTTGTCGCGTTCGGCTGCAAGGGCGCGTCCTGCCGCCGTCTGAAATCCGTCGGCAAGTTTGAACAGCTTTGTCTGGAAATGGTCAATGGCGTAGCGCCGGTCGTCGAGCGGGCGGTGTTCGGCAGCCGGGTCGAACGGATCATAAAGGCCGGAAGCCATGCGCCCGCCGATATAAAAACAGCGCGCCGCGCCCACCATGCCGATTGCGTCGAGGCGGTCGGAATCCTGCAATATCCGCGCTTCGAGGGTTTCCGGCGTGATGTTGGCGGAAAAGCTGTGTGTGGTGATCGCATGTGCAACGGCCGCAATTTCCTCTGCCGTCCAGCCCAGTTCCTTCAGGATGCCGGACGCCTTTTGTGCCGCGAGCGCCGAAGCTTTGGAGCGCAGCGGCGAACTTTTTTCGACCGCGACGCAGTCATGGAGCAGCACGGCGGCGGACAGGATTCGACCGTTTCCGCCCTCTGTCGCGTGTATGCGCATCGCATTGCGGAAGACGCGCAGGATATGGGCAAGATCATGAGACCCATCATCGCCCTCCGTGGCATAGGGAATGAGTTCGGCCGCGAGGCTTTCGAAGGGAGAGAAGGCCTTGGCCTCGAACATGCGTGTCACCGGAATTTTGCAAAAACTGGGCTACCGCATAAAGCTTCCGGACACGAGTCGCAATGAAGCACTCAGCTCGCCTTCGCCATGGATCCGGAGCGTGATGCCGAAAGCAGGCGAGCGACATCAGGTGCCGGCGCCGGCGGGCTGATGTAGTAGCCCTGAATTTCGTCGCATTCCTCGCTTTCGAGCAGGCTCTTCTGCTCGGCCGTCTCGACGCCCTCGACCGTGACGCGCATGCCGAGCGCATCTCCGAGCAGGATGATCGCGTGCATGATCGCGTAGGCTTCCTTGTTTTCGGCTATACCGCTGACGAAGGACTTGTCGATCTTGATTTTGTCGAAGGGAAAGCTGCTGAGGTAGCTCAGCGACGAATAGCCGGTGCCGAAATCGTCCATGGAAATCCTGGTGCCGCGCTCTTTCAGGGCATGGAGGATCGGCAGCGTATCGCCGAGGTTTTCCATCAGCACGCTTTCGGTAATCTCCAGTTCCAGCCGCGCCGGCGATATCGCCGCCTCCGCGACTGCCTCATCGACATCGGCCAGCAGATCGCTGCTGGTGAACTGGATCGCCGAGACGTTGACGGCGATCTTGATGTCTTCCGGCCAGCACGCTGCTTCGCTGCACGCTTTTTTCAGGACCCAGCGCCCGATATCGACGACAAGGCCGACCTCTTCGGCGAGCGGAATGAACTCCATCGGCGCCACGCGTCCGCGCGTCGGATGGTTCCAGCGCACGAGCGCTTCGAAGCCGCAGATGCGCTGCTGGCGCAGATCGTAGAGCGGCTGGTAGTGCAACTCGAATTCGTCGTTCTGCAGCGCTAGGCGAAGGTCGGCTTCGAGCGCGTGACGGGCCTGGATGCGGGAGGCCATCTCGCTCGTGAAGAAGCGCTCGTGTTTGCGCCCGTCCGCCTTGGCCTGCGAGAGCGCGACGCCGGCATTGCGGAGCAGCACGTCCGTCTCGGCGCCGTCCTCGGGAGCGACTGCGATTCCCATCGAGACGCTGAGTTCGATCTGCTTGTCGCCGCGAAAGAAGGGCTCGGAAAGTTCGCGGCGGATCTGGTCGGCAAGCGCGGTAACATTCCACGGCTGCTGCCTTCCGCGTTGAAGGATCGCGAATTCGTCGGAGCCGAGGCGGGCCAGCATGTTCTCGCTGCCAGCCGATGCGCGGATGCGTTCGGCAACTTGGCGGAGGATGGTGTCGCCGGTCGAAACGCCCATCGTATTGTTGATGGATTTAAATCGGTCGAGGTTGAGGTGTACGAGCGCGATCTGCTCGTCTGGCGCACGCTCGGAAAGGGCAGCATCGACCTGCTCGCGAAAACGGATGCGGTTCGGCAGCCCGGTCAGCGGATCGTGATGGGCAAGATGTGCGATCCGCTCGGCTGCCTTTCGTTCTTCGGTGATATCGGAATGGATCGCGATATTGCTGCCGTCCGGCAAGACGGTCACAACACTCAAGATAACGCGGCCGTCGTCCATCAGCCATTCGCGCCGGCGGATTTTCCCTTGGCCGGGCGGCGCGGTACGCTCATCTTTGGAGCGGAACGCGGATCGTGCCACCTTCCTCTCCTTTCCGTGGATATTGGTGCTGAGAGCCTGCACAGGAACGCCGGGGACTGCCTGATCGTCGGAGAAACCGAAGATCTGACGGAATCGACCGTTGCAAAGGGTCAGGCGTTGTGCCGAATCGAAGACGCTGAGACCCAGCGGCAGGTTGTCGAGCACGAGTGCGAAGAGGGCCCGCCCGCGGCCATGGCTTCGATAGGTCTCGATGACAAGCGCCATCAGGCGCTGCGCATCGACAGAACCGTCATCATTTACGGCTTGGGTGCATTGCTGCCAAAAGAGCGTTTCAGCATCCATGAGGGTAATATCCTGCATGCAGACCGCTGCAACTCATCGCAGGCCCCATCACCTCAAGTCTGGGCAGGAAGCGCTGCGCTTTGCACCGCGCATGCAAAGGCCTTTCTGAAAATCTTTGAAATAATCAATTTAAACGATGCCGGAAATGACCGGTCCTGCTGCGGCAACCCGTTGCAATCATTATCTGTTAGCCGAATTAACAATCGGTTGCCTGCAAAACATATAGGAAATCGCATATGTCATGCCATGCCATGCGCACGCGTTGGATGCAAGGCAGCAAATCTCGTATAAAGGGTTTGTCAATCTTGGTTACTGAGAAGTTAACAGCTTATTGACCCGACTCGCAAATCAGTTTATCCACCGAGTCAGTTTTGATTGTTTCCTATCGTATTGCGTACAGACATCACCGGCAAAAGGCGGTGTACGGAGGTTTGTATGACTCAAGTTTCATCTGTTTCAGAAACATCCTATGCCTATTTGGCAACCCTTTCGCGGCTGGACGCGAATGGCGACGGCGTGTTGAGCCGCGGGGAGCGTGCAGCTGATGAAAAGCCCGGCATTCTCAAGCAGTTCGGCGAAGACGACGCGGAACGCCAGTCGCGCTCCAAGGCTGGCGACAATGTTCTTGCACTCATGATCGGTCTAGGCGACCGCGACGCCGGGAGCGTTGCTTCGAATTCTCAGGATACGGCAGGTCAGGCCGATGATCATGCCTTCGAACTCTACCGCAATACATACGGCCAGTACGACCTCGATATTGCGTCCTGATCCTGACCTGCGGCAATTGAAGCCGACCCGCGTGGCCGGCTTTTTGTTTGCCTGATCTGCGGCAGGAACACCTTCCTCCATGAGGCGTTGGGAACAATAAGCTCCCAAAAATGGAAGGAATCGCGATGGCAAGGATAGTCACGATTGCGGTATTCGCAGTTGCCGCATCAGCGTCGATGGCATTTGCGCAGGATAAGCAGACAGCGGTTGCAAATTTTGTCGGCGAAGACGGCAAGGAGAACGGCCGTGCGATGCTGACGGCTGCGGCAAATGGCGGCTTGTTGATCGAACTCGAAGTCTCTGGACTTCCGGCAAACAGGTGGGTGGGTTTTCACGTCCACGAAGTCGGCAAATGCGACGCGGCCACCCATCATGAATCGGCTGGCAAGCATTTCAATCCGACGCAGGCCGAGCACGGCATACTGACCGCCAAGGGTCCGCACGCCGGTGACATGCCGAACCAGTATGTCGGCCAGGATGGCGTCCTGCGCGCGCAGGTCTTTGACGGCATGGTGTCGCTCGATGATAAGAAGGACGGCATTCGCGGCCGCGCGCTGATGATCCATGCGAATTCGGACGATTATCGCAGCCAGCCGGCGGGCGATGCGGGCGCAAGGCTCGCTTGCGGTGTTGTCGAATGACAGTGAGGGCGGCTGAGACCGCCTTTTTCAACTGTAGTAGAAACGCTCGGCGTACCAGTCCGTCGAAGCCATAGGCTTTTCCTGCGCAACCCAGCGGGCGATATCGCTCTCCTCCAGCAAATCGGCCGTTATCTGGTCCTCGAGGCCGACGAAGATCAGATTGGTATTTTCCCGAAGACGCGGATTCTCCGCACGGCCCATCCGGCTGTCGTTGGCACTGTGAAGCAGGTCCATCCGCACATAAAAGAACTCCGGCTGGTAGCTCATCTCGCTTGCCTCATTGAAGGCATGCGCAACATCGATGACAGACTTCGCCGGACCGCCATACGCCGTAATCGCCTCGTTAAGCCCGAAAGTTGCTCCGTAGAGACCGGCGGAGCGGACGGGAATGATGGTGATTTCGCCGTTCGTCAGATCGATCTGCTGGCCGGAAAAGCGGGCCGTTTGGCCGTCGGACGCGCCGCGGAAGAAATAGGAAAAGCGGCCGCGCGTCAGATAGATCGCCTGCCAGCGGAAACGGGCATAGTCCTCCGACCGCCCGGTAAGACCCTTCAGGGTTTCCAGGCACTGCAGAAACGTATCGCGGTAGTTCGGCAGCGGCATCGGTCAGTCTCCTTGGGAAGTTAACCGATGGCGAGTCAAAACGTTCCGTGCGCCAGTGGCCTACCGGCTTTTCCGTTCTCGCATTTTTGGCTCGTCTGCTGTCATTTCGGCATCGGCGGCGGCCGGTCCGGGCTGCGCTGCAGCGCCGGATGGAGGAATGAGATGCCCGGCCTCATCGATCGCAAGCTTGGCGCGCTTGATCATGTCGCGGCTCACGCCCCACCAGTCTCCGGTCTTGGCCCAATAGCGCAGGGTGAGACCAATCGTGGCGCCGCTCATGCTGTCGATGAAGACGGCCGGTGCTGGCGTTTTCAGCACGCGCGGATCGGCTTTGGCAAAGCCGAGCAATCGCTCCATGGCCACATCGGCATCGTCTTCGTAGGCAAGGCTTATCTTCAACTCGTTCTGGCGCGTCGGTTCCCGGCTGTAATTGGTGATCGGCGTGTTCCAGAGGATCGAATTGGGCGCGAGGCGATAGAGCCCGTCACCCGTCTTGAACTCCGTGGCGAAGAGACCGATCTCGCGCACCGTGCCCGAGACGCTGCTCGTCTCGATATACTCGCCGACCCGGAAGGGGCGCAGGATGAGCAGCATGATGCCCGCCGCGATATTCTGCAGCGTGCCCTGCAGCGCCAGTCCGATCGCCAGGCCCGCAGCACCAAGAGCGGCGATGATCGACGCAGTCTGAACGCCGAACTGGGCAAGAACCGTGACAAAAACGAGGATCAGCAATGCATAGCGCAACACATTTGTGAAGAAACGCACCAACGTTTCGTCGATGCCGCGCACCCGCGACATGCCTTCATAGGCCCAACGGCTCACGAAACGCGCCATGAGCCAGCCGCCGATCAGAAGGATGATCGCCCCGAGGATCGAGAATGAGTATTGCACGGCTAGCGCGCTTGCTTCGTTGAGTGCCGTTCTGGTTGCCGCGATGACGTCGGTTGCCTGCTCCATGCCAAGGCTAGATGGGGCAGGCGGCAGAAGCGTCAACCGCCGAATTCCGCGGCGACCGGCAGCACGAAAGGCGCATTGCCGTCGGTATCCGCGCCACGTCCGATGGCCCGGACGGCCTCCACCAGACGGCCCTTTCTCTGAAGAAGCACATCGCCGATCTCGACGATGCGCGCATTGGGCGTCGCATAGGGCGAGGCGCTGCGCAGGCGCTTTGCCAGCGCAATCTCGTCCTGGTCCGGCGCAAGCGAAAGAGCCGCGATCAGGGCGGCTGCGGGGGAGCGCGAAACCCCCATCCAGCAATGGATGAGCAAAGGCGAGCGTTGATCCCAGGCGGCGGCGAAGTCGATCAGCTGGCGCACATGCGCCTCCTCGGGCGCAACCAAGTTTCCCGTTCCCTTGAAGGCGATGTCGTTCATGTGCAGCAGCAGATGACGGTCGGCAGCAATCACGCCCGGACGGTGAAAGGCCTGTTCCTTCGCCATCAGGCTGATCATCTCCCGCGCCCCGTAGCGCACCGCCATTTCGGCGATCCGCGAAAGCGGTGAAACGACGATCCTTGTCATGGTTTCGCGCGCCTACGCATCGTTTCGATCGCTTCGAAGCGTTCACAGAACAGCCGCTGCGCCTCCAGCGCCGGAAGCGGCTCGATCAACAGCATGTCCTTGCTGACGCCACGCGGCTGGCCGAAGAATTTCTGCGCTTCGACCGGCGTGAAACCGGCAAGGCAGGTCGCCTCGAAATAGGCAGCGATCGTATCGGCCTTCTTGATCTTGTCCTTGAGTTCCCGCGAAGGATGCGGCGGCAGGCCAAAGCGCAGGTGAATCGCCGCCTCGAGCCGCCTCTCCACGACCTTGTAGCCGCCGCCCACCACCGCCTTGAAAGGCGAGATCATATCGCCGATCACATATTCCGGGGCATCGTGCAGCAGGGCCATCATGCAGTCGTCCGGCGTCGCATCGTTGAACCGCCGGAAGATGTCCTCGACGACGAGGCAGTGCTGGGCGACGGAAAAGGCGTGGTTCCCGGAGGTCTGGCCGTTCCAGCGCGCGACACGTGCCAGACCATGGGCGATATCACTGAGTTCGACATCAAGCGGCGAGGGATCCAGCAGATCGAGGCGCCGGCCGGAAAGCATGCGTTGCCATGCACGCGGCTCCTTGCTCACGCGCTCGCCTCGTCGGTGCTGGCAGGGAAGGTGAGGCCGGACCAGGGCGGCAGCGTCAGCGAAACTGTCGTCTCTCCCGCCAAGAGCGGAGTGCCATTTGCGATCGCTTCGCCAACGCGATCGATGCGGACGATCGCAAGTCCATTTCTGCCGGCGACCGTGCCCAAAGTGCCGACCGGCTTTCCGGTCGCGGTGATTTCGGTCCCTGTTGCCGGAAGATCAGCATCCGCGCTGACCGATACGACACGCCGCCGCGCGGTGCCGCGATGCTGCATGCGGGAAACCACTTCCTGACCGACATAGCATCCCTTCCTGAAGGAAAGCCCGCCGTTCAGATCCAGCAGCACGTCATGCGGAAACGCGTCCTGCAGGGCGAAATCCGCACCGGAAATCGCAACGCCGTGCGCAGCGCGCAACGCATCGTAAAGTGCGGCATCCGCCGCGCCGTGATTGCCGCCGCGGCGCAGAAGCACCACCCCGGCCTTGGCAAAGCGGCTGTCGGCCACGCCTTCGGCGGTGTCGTCGTCCCAAGAAACGGTAACGCCAGGCTCTTCGACTACCTCAAGTGTCACAGCGGCACGCAGCTTGTACATGGTAAGCCGCTTCACGAGCGCTTCCCGCTGCCCCGCGTCCGTCTCGATGACGAAATCGGTGCCGTCGCGCCAGATCATGAAGTCGAACAGGATCTTTCCCTGCGGCGTCAGCAGTGCACCCGGCCGCGCTTCGCTCGCGGAAAGCGAGATGATGTCGGTCGTAATGAGATTGTGCAGGAAGGATTCGGCGTCGGCGCCGCAGACGCGGATAAGCGCGCGATCGTTCAGAAAGACGGCTGGCATGGCGAAACCTGTGCGTTCGTTATCGCTCAGAAGTAGGTCTTCCGTGCACCTGCTGCAAGCGGGATTGAAAGGTTGAAGTCAGTCGCCGGCGGTGAAGAACTTCCATTTGCCAGCAGGCGTGATGCCGAGACGATAGAAGTTGTAGCCTCCGAATTCCTGCATGTCGGAAAGATCGCCCGCGGTAACGATGCGCAGCAGTTCCACCCGCTCCGGCGGCGTCAGCGTCTTGAGGTCCTTCTCGGCGAAATAAGGCCAGACATACATCTCGTCCGGCGTGCCTGCGCCGACATGCACGAGGCCGGTCGAGATCACGTCGAGCATGATAGCAAGGATCTCGTCGCCGTCTGGATCGCCCGAAAGGTCTTTCAGCGTGCCGATCGGGTCGTCTGTCGGCTCGCCCACTGTCACCTGCGTCTGCTCGGCACCAGTGCCGAAGAGCGGTCGCAGGCGTTCCAGATCGCCGGACGCGGCGGCTTCCACGATCTGCTCGCGCATGCGGCGCACGGGTTCCGGCACCTTGCTGATGTCGTAGATCACGTCGACCGGCTTCGAATCGTCGTTGGCGCCGGGTGTCGTGTCCGCGCTTTGGCTGCTGTCCTTGTTGACGAGGGGATCCGGCATCGGCACGCCGGGGGACGTGGAAGGCGGTGTCTGGGACTGCTCGGGGTTTTCCTGATCGGCCGCCTGTGGATCGGCTTGGCCCGGAATCTTCTGCAGTTCAGAAAGAGCATTTGCCGAAGGAGCCGCCAGAATGCCGGCGCTGAAACAAACAGCGAGGAGGAGCGGCGCGATCGAAGGCCGCGATACGGTGTCCTTACCGGTACGCATGGGACTCTCTATTATTGCAGGGTGCGGTTCGGAGAAAATTCGCCACCCAACATACGTTCACGCAACGAATCAAGCAGTGCCTCTGCGCCCTTTTCGCCATGACGGCGGATCGTTTCGCGCAACGCTTGAACGATTGCCGTATCGGCAATGATCTCTGGCTCGATACCATCAGCCATACCGTCGGCCCAGGCTTCGTTGTGGTACTCCAGAGCCGCCTGCATCTTTTCGTGGACGATCATATCGTCGATGTCATTGAGGCTTGGTTCCATCATTTCTTCCTCAAATTGCATGCCTTACTGCCTGGTTAACAAGTCTATCAGCCTTTTCCCAAAACGACACGCGCGCGAGTGAAAACAGGTTAATTAAACGCTAATTTCCAAAGCGCGAGGTAATTTCTGTGGCGAGTGTTGCACCTTCGTTACGGTAGCGCTCTTCTGCCACGATGGCCGATGGAGTGCAATCGGTGTAGACCGAAGCAAAAGCGCGGTAGCCGTGGTTGAACGCCGCCGTCAGCTTTTCCTTCCGCTGCGGTTCGTCTTTCGTCTCCGAATCCAGCAGCCTTTGCATGTCGCTTCGCCATTCACTGCCGCCCGGCGCCTTGCAGAGCGTGCGCAGGTAATGAACCGACCCGATCACTTCCGCCAGCCGCAAAAGCTTGTCGTCATAAGGCACGATGGCGGGCGCTGCAGGTATGGTTTCGGGCTCGACCGGCGGTGCCTTGTCCTGCGCCCATGCCACAGCGGCCATAGCCGAACCGGCGCAGACAACGAGAGACAAGAAGACGCGTCGAACGGGAATCATGCTGATAGTTGATACCCTCGCCATGACCGGAACAAGGCGGGCTGATGACTATCCACGCCGTTATTGTCGCACGGAGAGCCGTTCGGCGCATTCAAGCACCGACTGGGGCACCGGCAAGCGGCGGATTTCCTCGACGGTGTACCACCCGAGAGCGGCCGCGTCGTCCGAAGCTTCGGCGATCGCTTTCCCGTCAGCCTCTACGGTGAAAACCGAAAGGAGAAAATGGCTGCTGACGCTGCCGTCGGCGGCATGGGCCTTCAGGTCGTAGGCCGCAAAGAGCTGCGGATTATAGGCGCGGATGCCGGTCTCCTCCTCGAATTCGCGCAGCGCGGTCTGGTCCGGTGTCTCGCTATTTTCCGCCCGGCCGCCGGGAAAGGCATACATATCAGCAGACGGCGGGTTGCGGCGGAGTACGAGAAGGAAGCGGCCGTCGCGCTCAAGGATCGCCGAAGACGCTGCTCTTGGATTTGAAGTCATGACCTGCCGTCTCTACACTCAGCCGGGATTTCCGTATTCTCGTTTTGAATATTCAATCGCCGATTCGAAGGGAAGCGTGCCTGACCTACATCATCTACGCTTTTGCGGCCCTTTTTGAAATCGCCGGTTGCTTCGCCTTCTGGGCATGGCTCCGGATAGGCAAGCCGGTCTGGTGGCTCGCGCCGGGCATGGTTTCGCTTGCGCTTTTCGCCTGGCTTCTGACGCTGGTGCCGAGCGAGGCGGCCGGCCGCACCTTCGCAGCCTATGGCGGCATTTATATCGTCGCATCACTTTTATGGCTGTGGCTTGTGGAAAATCGCGTTCCGGACCGCTGGGATATCGGCGGCGCGGCCGTCTGCCTTGCAGGGGCGGCGATCATCCTCTTCGGGCCGCGGCCTTGACCGCTGCAAAACAGGGTGCAAAGACAACGTCATGTGCGGACGCTATGCCTTGACGCTGACCCCCGAGGAGTTGAAGGAGATACTTGGGCTTCTGGAGCTTGAGGACTTTCCCGCTCGCTACAATATTGCGCCGACACAGCCGATTCTCGTCGTCGTTTCCGGCGAAACGCAGGTGAGGGGCAGCAATCTTCCGGATCGTCGCGCCGTGCTGGTGCGTTGGGGCTTCACGCCATCCTGGGTGAAGGATCCCAAGGAATTTCCGCTGCTCATCAATGCGCGGGCCGAAACCGCGACCGGCAAGGCATCCTTCCGTGCCGCGATGCGCCATCGCCGCGTGCTCGTCCCGGCCTCCGGCTTTTACGAGTGGCACCGTCCCTCGAAGGAAAGCGGAGAGAAACCGCAGGCCTATTGGATCAGGCCTCGCCGCGGCGGCGTGGTCGCTCTCGCCGGCCTGATGGAAACCTGGTCGTCCGCGGACGGCTCGGAAGTCGATACGGGCGCGATCCTGACCACAGCCGCCAACGCGTCCATTGCATCGATCCACGACCGCATGCCGGTCGTCATCAAGCCGGAGGATTTCGCTCGCTGGCTCGACTGCAAAACGCAGGAGCCGCGGGATGTCGCTGGCTTGATGCGGCCCGCAGAAGAGGACTTCTTCGAAGCGATCCCCGTCTCTGACAAAGTCAATAAGGTCATCAATATGGGGGCCGATCTGCAAACGCCCGTCGTTGTCGAGAAGCCGCCGAAACCGCCCGGCAAGAAACCTGGCGGCGATCAACTCAGCTTCTTCTGAAACCTCACATCATTCAGCATTTTCCGGATAACAAATGTTCTCGATCTCGGCTGCCCTTTCGGTTTCTTCCTCGGCGCATCCCTCATCATTGCGATCGGTGCACAGAATGCTTTCGTGCTACGCCAGGGGCTGCTGCGCTCGCATGTCTTCGTCATCTGCCTGATCTGCGCTCTGTCGGATGCGCTGCTGATCGCAGCCGGCGTCGCCGGCCTCGGAACCCTGATCTCGCATTCGCCGGGGCTGATTTCCGTCGTGACGCTCGGCGGCGCGATCTTTCTCGGTGTCTATGCCGTCATGGCCTTCCGCCGCTCGCTGCATCCCGGCGTCATGAAGGCGGGAGCACCAGACGGACTGAGCCTGAAGGCCGCCGTTGCCACCTGCCTGGCCTTCACATTCCTCAATCCGCATGTCTATCTGGATACGGTCGTCCTGCTCGGCAGCCTTTCGGCCGCCTACCAGGGTTCGGATCGAATCGCCTACGGGGCAGGGGCTGCCGTCGGGTCATTCCTCTGGTTTTTCGGGCTGGGATATGGCGCGCGTCTGCTGCAGCCGGTCTTCGCAAAACCCGCCGCGTGGCGGGTCCTCGATGTCATCATCGGTATCGTCATGAGCCTGCTGGCAATCAGCCTACTCGTTCGGTTCTTCCGTCCGGCTTAGGAGACTTTCTTGACGATGGGCGGCTTGCTCTTCAGCATCAGCGCGGCGGCCAGTACGGCCTTGAGGCCGACCGGGCGGTAATGTGTACTCAGATCCGGTTTTGCCGCTTGTTCCGCCTGATCCGTCTTATTCGAACTCACGATACTCTCCTTACGTTTCCCTAGACTTTTATTATTTTGCTCTTTTGTCGCCAAAGACGACAAAATAGAGGCATGGCTTGTCAGGAATTGTGTAC from Rhizobium sullae includes:
- a CDS encoding superoxide dismutase family protein, translated to MARIVTIAVFAVAASASMAFAQDKQTAVANFVGEDGKENGRAMLTAAANGGLLIELEVSGLPANRWVGFHVHEVGKCDAATHHESAGKHFNPTQAEHGILTAKGPHAGDMPNQYVGQDGVLRAQVFDGMVSLDDKKDGIRGRALMIHANSDDYRSQPAGDAGARLACGVVE
- a CDS encoding aldo/keto reductase, which codes for MLTKTDNATTIMLWNGREIPRLGMGCWAIGGPFFAGDVPLGWGEVDDEESIEAIHRALDLGICFFDTASNYGAGHSEEVVGRAIGNRHDIVIATKFGFATDEKTKQATGAFADPAFIRKSAETSLRRLKRERLDLLQFHLNDFPLEASDEVFGVLEALRAEGKIDAFGWSTDFADRAARHAGHNGFVSVQHTMNVFEPVPAMIDVIEKNGLLSINRGPLAMGLLTGKFTADKAVGAKDVRGASLDWMVYFKDGRIAPEFAASLEAVRDLLTTGGRTLTQGALAWLWARSPRTLPIPGFRTVAQVEENAGALEKGPLPDEVMTKIDAALAGR
- a CDS encoding MOSC domain-containing protein, giving the protein MRVSDLFIYPLKSARGIAIPFSAVDAFGLPGDRRAMVTDPAGHFITQRELPALARIEVRPEPNAFRLLMAGKPDIAVPVPQPDRRMDVVVWKSLVNAAVADDESNARLSEWLGRDVKLIFFDGQARRIASAEWAGDGTPVTFADGYQILVTTTGSLKALNANLAKHAEGSVGMERFRPNIVIDTDEAWPEDRWAAIEIGGIRFDLVKPCARCIMTTQDQMTGSREVPSPMPAMGRIRMSADRRVPGPIFGWNVTPRGTGSIAIGDAVTVVEERPEGWAFKVRAAD
- a CDS encoding HD domain-containing protein, whose amino-acid sequence is MFEAKAFSPFESLAAELIPYATEGDDGSHDLAHILRVFRNAMRIHATEGGNGRILSAAVLLHDCVAVEKSSPLRSKASALAAQKASGILKELGWTAEEIAAVAHAITTHSFSANITPETLEARILQDSDRLDAIGMVGAARCFYIGGRMASGLYDPFDPAAEHRPLDDRRYAIDHFQTKLFKLADGFQTAAGRALAAERDKRLRDFLAAFMDEI
- a CDS encoding mechanosensitive ion channel family protein, translating into MEQATDVIAATRTALNEASALAVQYSFSILGAIILLIGGWLMARFVSRWAYEGMSRVRGIDETLVRFFTNVLRYALLILVFVTVLAQFGVQTASIIAALGAAGLAIGLALQGTLQNIAAGIMLLILRPFRVGEYIETSSVSGTVREIGLFATEFKTGDGLYRLAPNSILWNTPITNYSREPTRQNELKISLAYEDDADVAMERLLGFAKADPRVLKTPAPAVFIDSMSGATIGLTLRYWAKTGDWWGVSRDMIKRAKLAIDEAGHLIPPSGAAAQPGPAAADAEMTADEPKMRERKSR
- a CDS encoding putative bifunctional diguanylate cyclase/phosphodiesterase, with the translated sequence MDAETLFWQQCTQAVNDDGSVDAQRLMALVIETYRSHGRGRALFALVLDNLPLGLSVFDSAQRLTLCNGRFRQIFGFSDDQAVPGVPVQALSTNIHGKERKVARSAFRSKDERTAPPGQGKIRRREWLMDDGRVILSVVTVLPDGSNIAIHSDITEERKAAERIAHLAHHDPLTGLPNRIRFREQVDAALSERAPDEQIALVHLNLDRFKSINNTMGVSTGDTILRQVAERIRASAGSENMLARLGSDEFAILQRGRQQPWNVTALADQIRRELSEPFFRGDKQIELSVSMGIAVAPEDGAETDVLLRNAGVALSQAKADGRKHERFFTSEMASRIQARHALEADLRLALQNDEFELHYQPLYDLRQQRICGFEALVRWNHPTRGRVAPMEFIPLAEEVGLVVDIGRWVLKKACSEAACWPEDIKIAVNVSAIQFTSSDLLADVDEAVAEAAISPARLELEITESVLMENLGDTLPILHALKERGTRISMDDFGTGYSSLSYLSSFPFDKIKIDKSFVSGIAENKEAYAIMHAIILLGDALGMRVTVEGVETAEQKSLLESEECDEIQGYYISPPAPAPDVARLLSASRSGSMAKAS